Proteins co-encoded in one Oscillatoria salina IIICB1 genomic window:
- the ftsH gene encoding ATP-dependent zinc metalloprotease FtsH has translation MKPQPSGDEQNQHSSKKSASRYLGQLAAGWMIFQTVLLSTPVVAQQQDPLTYRELLQKIQAGEVTKVEIDPAQGVAKVELENGDPSDTPLEVKLLDQYPELTQTIRAYNNENEENIVKFDVKPTADSSAVLGLAANLLLLLVLLAGLIAILRRSAASSGQALNFGKSRARFQMEAKTGIKFNDVAGIDEAKEELQEVVTFLKETERFTAIGARIPKGVLLIGPPGTGKTLLAKAVAGEAGVPFFSISGSEFVEMFVGVGASRVRDLFRKAKENAPCLIFIDEIDAVGRQRGAGIGGGNDEREQTLNQLLTEMDGFEGNTGVIVIAATNRPDVLDTALLRPGRFDRQVMVDLPSYNGRLGILQVHSQNKKLSSEVELEAIAKRTPGFSGADLANLLNEAAILTARRRKEAITPLEIDDAIDRITIGMTKNPLLDSKKKRIIAYHEVGHALLMTLLEHSDPLNKVTIIPRSGGIGGFAQQVFNEEMIDSGLYSRAWIVDRLTITLGGRAAEEEIFGHDEVTQGASNDIRYVADVAREMVTRYGMSDLGPIALENPDNEVFLGGGVERREYSEEVAMKIDQQVRAIAFRCYENARRLIRDRRVLVDHLVDVLLEKETLDGDEFRKIVAQYTDLPEKQKQLVLSKS, from the coding sequence ATGAAGCCGCAGCCAAGCGGTGACGAGCAAAACCAGCATTCGAGTAAAAAATCTGCATCCCGATATCTGGGACAACTTGCAGCAGGTTGGATGATTTTTCAAACCGTCTTGCTATCTACTCCTGTGGTAGCTCAACAACAAGATCCTCTTACTTATCGGGAACTGTTGCAAAAAATTCAAGCAGGTGAAGTAACAAAAGTAGAAATCGATCCAGCCCAAGGAGTAGCTAAAGTAGAGCTAGAAAATGGCGACCCCTCAGATACACCGCTAGAAGTGAAATTGCTCGATCAGTATCCAGAGCTAACCCAGACAATCAGAGCATACAATAATGAAAACGAGGAAAATATTGTCAAATTTGATGTTAAGCCGACAGCAGATAGTTCGGCAGTTTTAGGACTTGCAGCTAATTTACTTTTACTATTGGTGTTACTAGCAGGATTAATCGCGATCCTGCGTCGTTCGGCGGCTTCTTCTGGTCAAGCGTTAAACTTTGGTAAGTCACGGGCGCGATTTCAGATGGAAGCGAAAACAGGCATCAAATTTAATGATGTTGCTGGAATCGATGAAGCGAAAGAAGAATTACAAGAAGTAGTAACTTTCCTCAAGGAAACCGAACGTTTTACCGCGATCGGCGCTCGTATCCCGAAGGGTGTATTATTGATTGGACCGCCGGGAACTGGTAAAACTTTGTTAGCGAAGGCTGTGGCTGGGGAAGCAGGTGTTCCTTTTTTCAGCATCTCTGGTTCGGAGTTTGTGGAGATGTTTGTCGGGGTGGGTGCATCGAGGGTGCGGGATTTATTCCGCAAGGCGAAGGAAAATGCGCCCTGTTTAATTTTTATCGATGAAATTGACGCAGTTGGTCGTCAGCGTGGTGCGGGTATTGGCGGCGGGAATGACGAACGCGAGCAAACCTTAAACCAATTATTGACGGAAATGGATGGTTTTGAGGGTAATACTGGGGTTATCGTGATTGCTGCGACGAACCGCCCTGACGTTTTGGATACAGCTTTGCTGCGACCAGGAAGATTTGACCGTCAGGTAATGGTAGACTTACCAAGTTATAACGGTCGTTTGGGAATTTTACAAGTCCACAGTCAGAATAAAAAGTTGTCGTCAGAAGTTGAGTTAGAAGCGATCGCCAAACGCACTCCTGGTTTCTCTGGGGCAGATTTGGCGAATTTACTCAATGAAGCGGCGATTTTAACAGCCAGACGGCGTAAAGAAGCGATTACACCTTTAGAAATAGACGACGCGATCGATCGCATTACGATTGGGATGACGAAAAATCCACTTCTGGATAGTAAGAAAAAGCGCATTATTGCTTATCACGAGGTGGGACACGCTTTGTTGATGACGTTGCTAGAACATTCCGATCCCTTGAACAAAGTAACGATTATTCCTCGTTCTGGTGGTATTGGTGGTTTCGCCCAACAGGTGTTTAATGAAGAAATGATCGATAGCGGACTTTACAGTCGAGCTTGGATTGTCGATCGCTTGACGATTACTTTAGGTGGTAGAGCCGCAGAAGAAGAAATTTTCGGTCATGATGAAGTGACGCAGGGAGCGAGTAACGATATTCGCTACGTTGCGGATGTAGCTAGAGAAATGGTTACTCGTTACGGAATGTCCGATCTCGGACCGATCGCTCTAGAAAATCCTGATAATGAAGTATTTCTCGGTGGTGGTGTCGAAAGACGCGAATATTCTGAAGAAGTAGCGATGAAAATTGACCAGCAAGTGCGCGCGATCGCTTTCCGTTGCTATGAAAATGCTCGTCGCTTGATTCGCGATCGTCGTGTTTTGGTAGACCATTTGGTTGATGTTTTGTTGGAAAAGGAAACTCTCGATGGTGATGAGTTCCGCAAAATTGTTGCTCAATACACCGATTTACCTGAAAAGCAAAAGCAACTGGTTCTTTCTAAGTCTTAG